The Candidatus Gracilibacteria bacterium genome window below encodes:
- the rpmB gene encoding 50S ribosomal protein L28: protein MTRICVYTGKTTGSGNKVSHSVRRTKRTFLANLFYKKIRDPRDGIVYRLRLSAAAIRTMRKKGVVAFLQDFGL, encoded by the coding sequence ATGACCCGAATCTGCGTCTATACCGGTAAAACAACTGGATCAGGAAACAAAGTTTCTCACTCTGTACGTCGTACAAAAAGAACGTTTCTTGCTAATCTTTTTTACAAGAAAATCCGCGATCCACGCGATGGTATCGTGTATCGACTTCGTCTTTCTGCTGCTGCTATTCGTACTATGAGAAAAAAGGGCGTAGTTGCTTTCTTGCAAGACTTTGGTTTGTAG
- a CDS encoding NUDIX domain-containing protein produces the protein MKKNLHPLFRLWKRSNRFISSLFWLDPCAGGVCIRKHGTTPEVLCVCHKNGKIMLPKGRCKAGETLEKAAVREFREETGIYDFKLGDIVGIVRDRKRRKKTTFFLIEKSGKQHTNFHDEATLWVKIEDALVDMRHKGERKLIKEYIENSK, from the coding sequence ATGAAAAAGAATTTACATCCACTTTTCCGTCTCTGGAAGAGGTCAAATAGATTTATCTCGTCTCTCTTTTGGCTCGATCCTTGTGCCTGATGAGTATGCATCCGAAAACACGGTACCACACCAGAAGTACTCTGCGTCTGCCATAAAAATGGAAAAATCATGCTCCCTAAATGACGATGCAAAGCAGGAGAGACGCTGGAAAAAGCAGCTGTTCGTGAATTCCGAGAAGAAACTGGTATCTATGATTTCAAGCTCGGAGATATAGTCTGAATTGTACGAGACAGGAAACGACGAAAAAAAACCACCTTTTTCCTTATAGAAAAATCCGGCAAACAACATACCAATTTCCATGATGAAGCGACCCTCTGGGTCAAAATAGAAGATGCCCTCGTCGATATGCGACACAAGGGGGAGAGAAAGTTGATTAAGGAATATATCGAAAACTCTAAATAA
- a CDS encoding cupin domain-containing protein — protein MPKLAITSVYANPLHPGHIECLELSKSQTGADELWVIINNDKQAELKRGEKSFQNERFRMDVVGALKPVDRVFLSIDQDKSVCQSLDMVIREAKETGQFDEIIFTKGGDRFASEIPEAGILASHGVRIVDGLGAKTHNSSDFLKLKNKDDETKLKETLEKLPEDHKQDRYLEIGYRPWGVYYVLEDEALFKVKKIIVQPGLRLSLQSHEHRSEHWTVVSGTARVDIRSPDQASSEQLQILNVNESCYIPCGYIHRLINTSSDPVVLIEVQCGDYMGEDDIHRYEDDFGRN, from the coding sequence ATGCCGAAACTTGCTATCACATCCGTGTATGCCAACCCTCTCCATCCAGGGCATATCGAATGTCTGGAGCTTTCAAAAAGCCAAACAGGAGCAGATGAATTGTGGGTGATCATAAATAATGATAAACAAGCAGAATTGAAGCGAGGTGAAAAGAGTTTCCAAAATGAGCGATTTCGTATGGATGTGGTGGGAGCACTCAAGCCAGTTGATAGGGTATTTTTGAGTATTGACCAAGATAAAAGTGTTTGCCAGAGTCTTGATATGGTAATCCGTGAAGCAAAGGAAACTGGTCAGTTTGATGAGATTATTTTTACCAAATGAGGTGATCGTTTTGCTTCTGAGATTCCAGAAGCTGGTATTCTCGCTTCTCATGGAGTGCGAATTGTAGATGGGCTTGGTGCCAAAACACATAATTCGAGTGACTTTCTGAAACTCAAAAATAAGGATGATGAAACAAAATTAAAAGAAACACTCGAGAAACTCCCTGAAGATCACAAACAAGACCGATATTTGGAGATAGGATATCGTCCGTGGGGGGTGTATTATGTACTGGAGGATGAGGCACTGTTTAAAGTGAAAAAAATTATTGTACAGCCAGGATTGCGACTTTCTCTTCAGAGTCATGAGCACCGAAGTGAACACTGGACGGTTGTATCGGGCACAGCAAGGGTCGATATTCGCTCGCCAGACCAAGCTTCCTCTGAACAGTTACAGATTCTCAATGTAAATGAAAGTTGTTACATTCCTTGTTGATATATTCATCGCCTCATAAACACCTCCTCTGATCCTGTGGTGTTGATAGAAGTTCAGTGTGGTGACTATATGGGTGAAGATGATATTCATCGCTATGAGGACGATTTTTGACGAAACTAG
- the rpsJ gene encoding 30S ribosomal protein S10, producing the protein MTKKAISSKITKVSAVSKTETLKISVKAFEHRVVDEAVKKIISAAQDTGSHTVGPIPLPTKIEKFTVNRSTFVNKNAREQFEIRRHRRILLINSPTPETLETLQKINLPSGVGVDIAIISA; encoded by the coding sequence GTGACTAAAAAAGCTATCTCTTCCAAAATCACGAAGGTTTCTGCTGTTTCAAAAACAGAAACTCTCAAGATTTCTGTGAAAGCTTTTGAGCACCGAGTGGTCGATGAAGCTGTCAAAAAAATCATTAGTGCTGCTCAGGACACAGGGTCTCATACCGTTGGACCTATTCCTCTGCCTACTAAGATTGAAAAGTTCACTGTGAACCGATCAACATTTGTCAATAAAAACGCTCGTGAGCAGTTTGAGATTCGTCGTCATCGACGCATTCTCCTCATCAATTCTCCTACTCCAGAGACGCTTGAAACTCTTCAAAAGATCAATCTCCCTTCCGGTGTCGGTGTTGATATCGCTATTATCTCAGCTTAA
- a CDS encoding phenylalanine--tRNA ligase beta subunit-related protein: protein MTEKIIRYSISDNLLNDGIKVALAIFSVPKNSKRRGNTLEKHIKTTIKELDIDNMLSSDILKAYKELYRKRGLRGTPPAEHLLLLVKKVKMLPNINKIVDCCNIVSLKTLLSVGAHDVDHIKGDIRFTNTDGTEKYTPLGKDNHESVTKNEYACLDEEKILCRMDLKNCDETKIRLETISFLVYVQGNKETSQEYVDEGLLRICENIEKFCNGKYKILQK from the coding sequence ATGACAGAAAAAATCATACGATACTCTATCTCTGATAATCTTCTTAATGATGGCATAAAAGTAGCCCTAGCTATTTTTTCTGTGCCAAAAAACTCAAAACGCAGAGGTAACACATTGGAAAAACACATTAAAACGACTATTAAAGAATTAGATATAGATAACATGCTAAGCTCAGATATCTTGAAAGCATATAAAGAATTATATAGAAAGAGAGGCCTGAGGGGAACACCGCCAGCAGAACACTTACTACTATTGGTCAAGAAAGTAAAAATGTTACCAAATATAAATAAGATTGTGGACTGTTGTAATATAGTCTCATTGAAAACTTTATTGTCAGTCGGTGCACATGATGTTGATCATATCAAAGGTGATATCAGATTTACAAATACCGACGGAACAGAAAAGTATACACCTCTTGGAAAAGATAACCATGAATCTGTAACAAAAAATGAATACGCATGTTTAGATGAAGAAAAAATACTTTGTCGTATGGATTTAAAAAACTGTGATGAAACAAAAATAAGACTCGAAACAATATCATTTCTTGTTTATGTACAAGGAAATAAGGAAACCTCGCAAGAATATGTGGATGAATGATTACTAAGAATATGTGAAAATATAGAAAAGTTCTGTAATGGGAAATATAAAATTCTACAGAAATAA
- a CDS encoding YbaB/EbfC family nucleoid-associated protein, giving the protein MDYSKAKEMMRLQQEMGKIKKELANTHIEAEVDGLVVTIDGEMKVVAVVFEDPSILSDQKKTENAIMQATNKGMKKAQEIASTRMQSVAKDMGIDLGGMMGGGM; this is encoded by the coding sequence ATGGACTACTCCAAAGCAAAAGAAATGATGCGTCTCCAGCAAGAAATGGGCAAAATCAAAAAAGAACTCGCTAATACTCATATCGAGGCAGAAGTTGATGGGCTTGTGGTGACTATCGATGGTGAGATGAAGGTGGTTGCAGTTGTCTTCGAAGATCCAAGCATCCTCTCAGATCAGAAAAAAACAGAAAATGCTATTATGCAAGCAACCAACAAAGGTATGAAAAAGGCACAAGAAATCGCTTCTACTCGAATGCAATCCGTCGCCAAAGATATGGGAATCGACCTTGGAGGGATGATGGGCGGCGGCATGTAG
- the secD gene encoding protein translocase subunit SecD has translation MKKVLLFLLVVGSIWAAMPWSLVGLPQVDRQIGTYKLGLDLHGGVELDYLVDFPTDMAATRRAQVIEDMKTILDGRVRRIGTTEPTLNTAQYGEETHIIVQIPTPSEFNGLPAAERAKKDADFIREAKAVIGQVIKVQFREMRPENEYNDLLAQRGEVVTAIDTDFQKKTIPFDSFAQKVSDSYENVFYYKNQDIKNYLKGQSNIPAEQEVTLENLKKILGDMSITGKKFEGKVASIKFGDMTGSGFIYVEALDGGDILPGKPLDANMLLVGKEPLRFRPALGSNKEPLNERYLINTIPTPDPTTGQYVVNLVFNTEGQKMFGDITERNAGKVIAIFLGNKLLTAPNVSQRIDGNAIITSGAEADTKKWATELSKNINEGIVPVAIYEHSEKAIGPNLGQASLRQLVLSGFIGLILVTLLIFWRYKMDGVVAIFGLTIHVIFLLAMVRLLGITMTLSGIAGIVLGIGIAIDSNILLLERVKDYLRQGRDMRDSLRLGFEGAWATVWDSNITGLLVGLILWWMGVSLVKGFGQMTVLGILISLFVIKYLCNPLTVWWRSRGER, from the coding sequence ATGAAAAAAGTTCTTCTTTTCCTCCTCGTCGTGGGGTCTATCTGGGCAGCTATGCCATGGTCACTCGTCGGTCTTCCTCAGGTCGACAGACAAATCGGTACCTATAAGCTCGGTCTCGACCTCCATGGTGGTGTCGAGCTCGATTATCTCGTCGATTTCCCGACTGATATGGCAGCGACTCGACGTGCTCAGGTTATCGAGGATATGAAGACGATTCTCGATGGACGTGTACGTCGTATCGGAACGACAGAACCAACGCTGAATACCGCTCAATACGGAGAAGAAACCCACATCATCGTACAGATACCGACACCGAGTGAATTCAATGGTCTTCCTGCCGCTGAAAGAGCAAAGAAAGATGCTGATTTTATCCGTGAAGCAAAGGCGGTTATTGGGCAAGTTATCAAGGTCCAATTTCGTGAAATGCGCCCTGAGAATGAATACAATGATCTCCTTGCACAGCGTGGAGAAGTGGTGACGGCTATTGATACAGATTTTCAGAAAAAAACTATCCCTTTTGATTCTTTCGCTCAAAAGGTTAGTGATTCGTATGAGAACGTCTTTTATTATAAAAATCAGGACATAAAGAATTACCTCAAAGGACAATCAAATATTCCTGCAGAACAAGAAGTGACACTCGAAAATTTGAAGAAAATACTCGGAGATATGTCAATTACTGGAAAGAAATTTGAAGGTAAAGTGGCTTCTATAAAGTTTTGAGACATGACATGAAGTGGATTTATTTATGTTGAAGCACTCGATGGTGGCGATATCCTCCCTGGCAAGCCACTCGATGCCAATATGCTTTTGGTGGGGAAGGAGCCGCTGCGTTTTCGTCCAGCACTTGGATCAAATAAAGAACCACTCAATGAGCGCTATCTTATCAATACTATTCCTACCCCTGATCCTACGACGGGGCAGTATGTCGTAAATCTCGTCTTCAATACCGAAGGACAAAAAATGTTTGGTGATATCACTGAGCGAAATGCTGGGAAAGTCATCGCTATCTTCCTCGGCAATAAACTTCTCACAGCTCCAAATGTCTCACAGAGAATCGATGGAAACGCTATCATCACTTCTGGAGCTGAGGCAGACACCAAGAAATGGGCAACAGAATTGAGCAAAAATATCAATGAAGGTATCGTCCCAGTCGCTATCTATGAGCACAGTGAGAAGGCGATTGGTCCAAATCTCGGGCAGGCATCACTTCGTCAGCTTGTTCTCAGTGGTTTTATCGGTCTTATCCTCGTGACATTACTCATATTCTGGAGATATAAGATGGACGGTGTCGTCGCTATTTTTGGTCTTACGATTCATGTCATCTTCCTCCTCGCCATGGTGCGTCTCCTCGGCATCACGATGACGCTCTCTGGTATCGCAGGTATCGTCCTGGGTATCGGTATCGCTATCGATAGTAATATCCTCTTGCTCGAACGTGTGAAGGATTATCTCCGGCAAGGCAGAGATATGAGGGATTCTCTTCGTCTTGGATTCGAAGGTGCATGGGCAACTGTTTGGGACAGTAATATCACAGGTCTTCTCGTCGGACTCATCCTCTGGTGGATGGGCGTGAGCTTGGTAAAAGGATTCGGACAGATGACCGTCCTCGGTATCCTGATCAGTCTCTTTGTCATCAAATATCTCTGTAATCCTCTCACGGTCTGGTGGAGAAGTAGGGGAGAGAGATAG
- a CDS encoding L,D-transpeptidase translates to MSQKKHSILSHFAHRPWLMGIFAVLVFVLFHTVIFAWHSFAIMRYDNIYAQIQDNGAAIQMPEDFLQNYTVAQNRRFWSRPDVLAREIGVIQEGAKSLITQYKNDVYRLHDTIVQHIRYLSAASEIGQEMVFPGQTEVLTHANLLQTKLDAIPSGDITQLTELAKFSTSMIEGVQKNIAYAERKLILQDILSFKHEMLFLADVYRLSSIKKPSLDTKVFWKDFKASFTRNVLKNSSTEELTTLLKQLKSLTQDYRDTAAQARAAAREKRAAWVATEEKKWEASTTGVPTSPLPEVYQLISISLAKQMMYVYEDNELILSTSITSGRNNYETIRGKFRIYTKQRGKIMKSPFPEEVYELWVDYWLGFSGGYGIHDACNSTDCWRTKFGLSSYVYNGSHGCINTPYNAVKMIYNWARVGTTVYIK, encoded by the coding sequence GTGTCACAAAAAAAGCATTCCATTCTCTCTCATTTTGCACATCGACCATGGTTGATGGGGATTTTTGCTGTTCTCGTTTTCGTCCTTTTTCATACTGTGATATTTGCATGGCACTCCTTTGCTATTATGCGATATGATAACATCTATGCACAGATACAAGATAATGGTGCCGCCATCCAGATGCCAGAGGATTTTTTACAAAACTATACTGTCGCACAGAATCGTAGATTTTGGTCTCGTCCAGACGTTCTCGCTCGCGAGATAGGTGTTATCCAGGAGTGAGCAAAATCCTTAATCACGCAATATAAAAATGACGTCTACCGTCTCCATGACACTATCGTCCAGCATATTCGGTACCTCTCAGCTGCTTCTGAGATAGGGCAAGAAATGGTGTTTCCTGGTCAAACTGAGGTATTGACTCACGCTAATCTCCTTCAGACAAAGCTGGATGCAATCCCTTCGGGAGATATCACACAACTCACAGAACTTGCAAAATTTTCTACGAGCATGATAGAATGAGTACAAAAAAATATCGCTTATGCTGAGCGTAAATTGATATTACAGGATATCCTCTCTTTTAAACACGAGATGCTTTTTTTAGCGGATGTGTATCGCCTTTCATCCATCAAAAAGCCCTCTCTCGACACGAAGGTTTTTTGGAAAGATTTCAAAGCTTCTTTTACGAGAAATGTTCTGAAAAATTCTTCCACTGAAGAACTCACTACTCTTCTCAAGCAACTCAAATCTCTCACACAAGACTATCGTGATACAGCTGCGCAGGCCCGTGCTGCCGCTCGTGAAAAACGTGCCGCTTGGGTTGCGACTGAAGAAAAAAAATGGGAAGCTTCCACAACAGGTGTGCCAACATCGCCTCTTCCTGAGGTGTATCAGCTCATCTCTATCTCTCTCGCAAAACAGATGATGTATGTCTATGAAGATAATGAGCTCATTCTCTCGACATCGATTACGAGTTGACGCAATAATTATGAAACGATTCGGTGAAAGTTTCGTATCTATACCAAGCAACGCGGCAAGATAATGAAGTCGCCTTTTCCAGAAGAGGTCTATGAGCTCTGGGTCGATTATTGGCTTGGGTTTTCTGGTGGTTATGGTATCCACGATGCGTGTAATTCTACGGATTGCTGGAGAACCAAATTTGGACTCTCGAGTTATGTCTACAATGGGAGCCATGGGTGTATCAATACACCGTACAATGCTGTAAAAATGATTTATAATTGGGCGAGAGTAGGGACGACGGTGTATATCAAATAA
- a CDS encoding NUDIX domain-containing protein → MKTRVIVSAVIEKDQDLLFGKKKKDVGPYPNTWHLIGGGVDDEESLTDAIQREILEEAGIEVEIIKSLGFDEDFEPNKHGEMTHYIFLVYLARYVSGEIRADDDIEELKWIPKEELTKIKLNKPSIKLFQAMGYLNIP, encoded by the coding sequence ATGAAAACACGCGTTATTGTCAGTGCAGTTATCGAAAAAGACCAAGACCTACTTTTTGGAAAAAAGAAAAAAGATGTCGGACCATATCCCAATACTTGGCACCTCATCGGTGGTGGTGTAGATGATGAAGAATCTTTGACTGATGCGATACAGCGTGAAATCTTAGAAGAGGCAGGTATTGAGGTGGAGATTATTAAATCGCTCGGATTTGATGAAGATTTTGAACCAAATAAACATGGTGAAATGACTCACTATATTTTTCTCGTGTATCTCGCGAGATATGTTTCAGGCGAAATCAGAGCTGATGATGATATTGAGGAACTTAAATGGATACCAAAAGAAGAGCTTACCAAAATCAAACTCAATAAACCGTCTATTAAATTATTCCAAGCAATGGGTTATCTCAACATACCATAG
- the tuf gene encoding elongation factor Tu — MAEFVRNKPHVNVGTIGHIDHGKTTLTAALTAVGTSGGTGAVTYADIAKGGTARAGSDKIITISTSHVEYESPKRHYAHVDCPGHADYVKNMITGAAQMDGAILVVSAVDGVMPQTREHVLLASQVGVKRIVVFLNKCDIADPELTELVEMEVRELLTKYGFDGDNAPIIQGSAFTALNNPTDPVASKGVRDLLDALDTYIEEPVRDLDKPFLMSVEDVFSIKGRGTVATGRIEQGIVKINDEVEIVGIRDTQKCVVTGVEMFKKQLGQGQAGDNAGLLLRGIEREQIERGQVLAKPGSIKPHKKFEAEVYVLKKEEGGRHTPFFKGYKPQFYIRTTDVTGAIELPAGVEMVMPGDSIKFLVELGCGVAMELQLRFAIREGGRTVGSGIITKILD, encoded by the coding sequence ATGGCTGAATTTGTACGCAACAAACCTCACGTCAATGTCGGAACTATCTGACATATCGACCACGGTAAGACCACCCTTACTGCTGCTTTGACAGCTGTAGGTACGAGTGGAGGTACTGGCGCTGTTACCTATGCTGATATCGCAAAAGGTGGTACCGCTCGTGCTGGATCTGACAAGATCATCACTATTTCTACGTCTCACGTAGAGTATGAGTCTCCAAAGAGACACTATGCTCACGTTGACTGTCCAGGACATGCTGACTACGTCAAGAACATGATTACTGGTGCTGCTCAGATGGATGGTGCTATTCTCGTAGTATCAGCTGTTGATGGTGTGATGCCTCAAACTCGTGAACACGTACTTCTCGCATCTCAAGTAGGTGTGAAGAGAATCGTCGTATTCCTCAACAAATGTGATATTGCTGATCCAGAGCTTACTGAGCTCGTAGAGATGGAAGTTCGTGAACTTCTTACGAAATATGGATTTGATGGAGACAATGCTCCGATTATCCAAGGTTCTGCTTTCACTGCTCTCAACAATCCAACTGATCCAGTTGCCTCAAAGGGTGTTCGAGATCTTCTCGATGCTCTTGACACGTATATCGAAGAACCAGTTCGTGACCTCGACAAGCCATTCCTTATGTCTGTAGAAGATGTCTTCTCTATCAAGGGACGAGGAACTGTTGCGACAGGTCGTATCGAACAAGGTATCGTAAAAATCAATGATGAAGTCGAGATCGTCGGTATCCGTGACACACAGAAATGTGTGGTTACTGGAGTCGAGATGTTTAAAAAACAACTTGGTCAAGGTCAAGCTGGTGACAACGCAGGTCTCCTCCTCCGAGGTATTGAGCGTGAACAGATCGAGCGAGGACAAGTTCTCGCGAAGCCAGGATCTATCAAGCCACACAAGAAATTCGAAGCTGAAGTGTACGTACTCAAAAAAGAGGAAGGTGGACGACATACTCCGTTCTTCAAGGGCTACAAACCACAATTTTATATCCGAACAACAGATGTGACAGGAGCTATCGAGCTTCCAGCAGGTGTTGAGATGGTTATGCCAGGTGATAGCATCAAGTTCCTCGTAGAACTCGGTTGTGGTGTCGCTATGGAACTCCAGCTCCGATTCGCTATCCGAGAGGGTGGACGAACTGTCGGCTCTGGTATTATTACAAAAATTCTCGATTAA
- a CDS encoding four helix bundle protein: MSTIQKFEDLECWQQARKETKLIYAYLRECRDFSFRDQIQRASVSVMNNIAEGFARTTAKDRIQFFMIATSSLSEVRSMIYLGQDIGYFSKEQSEILFEQNLHTSQVTYGFLKYLNSLK; encoded by the coding sequence ATGAGCACAATTCAAAAGTTTGAAGACCTCGAATGTTGGCAACAAGCAAGGAAAGAGACAAAACTTATTTACGCATATCTAAGAGAGTGTCGAGATTTTAGCTTTCGCGACCAGATTCAGAGAGCTTCCGTTTCAGTCATGAATAACATTGCTGAAGGTTTTGCTCGTACAACTGCAAAAGATAGAATTCAGTTCTTTATGATAGCTACATCCTCACTCTCAGAAGTACGATCGATGATATATTTATGACAAGATATTGGGTATTTTTCAAAAGAGCAATCGGAAATACTTTTCGAACAAAATCTCCATACCTCTCAGGTAACCTATGGGTTTTTGAAATACCTCAATTCTCTCAAATAA
- a CDS encoding sugar phosphate nucleotidyltransferase, translating to MKPIKPSLVIMAAGLGSRYGGLKQIDPIGPNGEILLEFAIQDMISFGGEKIICIVSEGIRSDFETMIVEKYKGKIQIELVVQTIAEIPELGTRHSELGTGTQKRSKPWGTAHAVWCARKSIEGPFIVINADDFYGREALKQAYDFLIHPNEGNQQNKLNQLNSHCVVTYPLQNTLSKYGTVARGICEVVDGKLVKILEHTKIAWKMPPGQGGVGGVLTHTCQDGHEIILNPQVPANMNLFGFQKSFLELLDQECIKFFKEYGHDEKREFFLPSVVMEMIVEKKGDIYALPTTSEWFGMTYPEDRIEAKEKIKRIFSV from the coding sequence ATGAAACCTATTAAACCTAGTTTAGTTATAATGGCTGCTGGTCTCGGAAGCCGGTATGGTGGGCTCAAACAAATCGATCCTATCGGACCGAATGGGGAAATACTCCTCGAATTTGCCATTCAAGATATGATATCCTTTGGTGGAGAAAAAATTATCTGTATTGTGAGTGAATGAATTCGTAGTGATTTTGAGACAATGATTGTCGAGAAATATAAGGGAAAAATCCAAATCGAGCTCGTCGTACAGACAATCGCAGAAATTCCTGAACTCGGAACTCGTCACTCGGAACTCTGAACTGGAACGCAAAAGCGTTCCAAGCCCTGGGGAACTGCCCATGCTGTTTGGTGTGCACGAAAAAGTATTGAGTGACCTTTTATTGTTATAAATGCTGATGATTTTTATGGTCGTGAAGCGCTCAAACAGGCCTATGATTTCTTGATTCATCCCAACGAATGAAACCAACAAAACAAATTAAACCAATTAAACTCGCACTGCGTCGTCACCTATCCCCTACAAAACACTCTCTCAAAATATGGAACGGTCGCACGCGGTATTTGTGAAGTAGTAGATGGTAAACTGGTAAAAATACTGGAGCATACCAAAATCGCCTGGAAAATGCCCCCCTGACAAGGGGGGGTAGGGGGGGTTTTGACACACACATGCCAAGATGGACATGAGATTATTCTGAATCCACAGGTGCCAGCGAATATGAATCTTTTTGGTTTTCAAAAAAGCTTCCTAGAGTTACTCGATCAAGAATGCATCAAATTTTTCAAGGAATATGGACACGATGAAAAGAGAGAATTTTTTCTCCCTTCTGTCGTCATGGAAATGATAGTAGAAAAAAAAGGTGACATCTACGCACTTCCTACAACCAGTGAATGGTTCGGAATGACCTATCCGGAAGACAGAATTGAGGCGAAAGAGAAGATTAAAAGAATATTCTCCGTGTAA
- a CDS encoding MraY family glycosyltransferase: MAFTFLPLIALAAGLTMWVLTWGVFSLFRRFGIVDKPHLYPHEQGRAPIPYPGGIVLMLNMFLWSPWIFSAVAEADIKKSMYVVIAGVFTSLLMAWDDQRRTLSPLLRLGFQVGLGAFFGLTAIKIGYISNIFGGIISLDQFQLLQWNILGKTIYLIPLIITIGWYVLVMNAINWSDNGRAMTSSVGLVTLIVLGLLSVKLYLTDTSFAARNNSVFVFSFLTILIPTIFVFWRYDTRRACIVGDAGTMFLGYIIATLAIVSGGKIATASIVLGIYFIDAFYVILGRIRAGKNPMKGDLTHLHHRMTLRGVEDRSQRYLVMALSFFFGLGAIFLDTWGKIILFGIICTVVVYISQIAGLIEGVVKKNK, encoded by the coding sequence ATGGCCTTCACTTTTCTTCCCTTGATTGCTCTCGCAGCTGGACTCACGATGTGGGTTCTGACCTGGGGAGTTTTTTCATTATTTCGTCGATTTGGTATCGTCGATAAGCCCCATCTTTACCCTCATGAACAGGGGAGAGCACCAATTCCATATCCAGGCGGTATCGTCCTGATGCTCAATATGTTTCTTTGGTCACCATGGATTTTCTCTGCCGTGGCAGAAGCAGATATCAAAAAATCTATGTATGTTGTGATAGCAGGTGTGTTCACCAGTCTTCTGATGGCATGGGATGATCAGAGACGCACACTTTCCCCCTTGCTCCGCTTATGATTTCAGGTTGGTCTCTGAGCATTTTTTGGACTGACCGCCATCAAAATCGGTTATATCAGTAATATTTTCTGAGGTATTATCTCACTCGACCAATTTCAGCTTCTTCAATGGAATATTCTCGGAAAGACTATATATCTTATACCACTTATTATCACGATCGGATGGTATGTCCTTGTGATGAATGCGATTAATTGGAGCGATAATGGACGCGCTATGACATCGAGCGTGGGGCTGGTAACGCTTATTGTTCTGGGGCTTCTCTCGGTAAAACTCTATCTCACGGATACTTCGTTTGCTGCTCGTAACAATTCTGTGTTTGTTTTTTCATTTCTGACAATTCTTATCCCAACGATTTTTGTCTTCTGGCGGTATGATACTCGTCGAGCGTGCATTGTCGGAGATGCGGGGACGATGTTCCTCGGGTATATCATCGCAACGCTCGCGATTGTCTCAGGTGGTAAAATAGCTACTGCCTCTATTGTGCTCGGTATCTATTTTATTGATGCGTTTTATGTCATCCTTGGGCGAATCCGTGCTGGTAAAAATCCTATGAAAGGGGACCTCACCCATCTCCATCATCGTATGACACTTCGCTGAGTCGAAGATCGCTCTCAACGCTATCTCGTGATGGCTCTGTCATTTTTCTTTGGTCTTGGAGCGATATTCCTCGATACATGGGGCAAGATTATTCTCTTTGGTATTATCTGTACCGTCGTCGTCTATATCTCACAAATAGCTGGACTTATTGAGGGGGTGGTGAAGAAGAATAAATAG